From a single Micromonospora sp. WMMD1102 genomic region:
- a CDS encoding fructosamine kinase family protein encodes MDLAYLREHPNQLPLFLTHQRIRETPVPGGDICAARRLTLDDGNSVFAKSWPEGAAEPVPEDFFATEAAGLRWLRAAGAVPVPEVIAALPELLALEWVEPGEPSPAAARRFGAGLAALHRAGADTFGAAWPGFVGALPQDNTPSAGPWPVWFGERRLAPYLRQSVDNGALSAAEATLVEHVVARIEEYGGAEPPARIHGDLWPGNLLWGADGRAWLVDPAAHGGHRETDLAQLALFGGAPHLDTIVDAYQEVWPLADGWRERRPVHQLHLLLVHTALFGAAYRDAVGTAARAALSV; translated from the coding sequence ATGGACCTGGCGTACCTGCGGGAGCATCCGAACCAGCTTCCGCTCTTCCTCACCCACCAGCGGATCCGGGAGACGCCGGTGCCCGGTGGCGACATCTGCGCCGCCAGACGACTCACCCTGGACGACGGCAACTCCGTCTTCGCCAAGTCCTGGCCGGAGGGGGCCGCCGAGCCGGTACCCGAGGATTTCTTCGCCACCGAGGCGGCCGGGCTGCGCTGGCTGCGCGCGGCCGGCGCGGTGCCGGTGCCGGAGGTGATCGCGGCGCTGCCGGAGCTGCTGGCCCTGGAGTGGGTGGAGCCGGGCGAGCCGAGCCCGGCGGCGGCCCGGCGGTTCGGCGCCGGGCTGGCCGCCCTGCACCGGGCCGGCGCCGACACCTTCGGCGCGGCCTGGCCCGGCTTCGTCGGGGCGCTGCCGCAGGACAACACCCCGTCCGCCGGGCCGTGGCCGGTCTGGTTCGGCGAGCGCCGGCTCGCGCCCTACCTGCGGCAGTCGGTCGACAACGGCGCGCTCTCCGCGGCCGAGGCCACCCTGGTGGAGCATGTGGTCGCCCGGATCGAGGAGTACGGCGGTGCCGAGCCGCCGGCCCGGATCCACGGTGACCTGTGGCCGGGCAACCTGCTCTGGGGCGCCGACGGCCGGGCCTGGCTGGTCGACCCGGCGGCGCACGGCGGGCACCGGGAGACCGACCTGGCCCAGCTCGCCCTCTTCGGCGGTGCCCCGCACCTCGACACGATCGTGGACGCCTACCAGGAGGTGTGGCCGCTGGCCGACGGTTGGCGGGAGCGGCGGCCGGTGCACCAGCTCCACCTGCTGCTGGTGCACACCGCGCTGTTCGGTGCGGCATACCGGGATGCGGTTGGTACGGCGGCTCGGGCCGCGCTGTCGGTCTGA
- a CDS encoding Hsp70 family protein — MSESPAPLGTVRLGIDVGTSNTAAALRGRDHEVRPVLFDGALLLPSAVFVDGDTTLVGLDARHAGVSRPALLEPNPKRCIDDRTVLLGAQEIPVERLLAAILRRVRDAAGQAAGQVDEVCLTYPATWGTRRLGTLTAAARLAGLPEPTTVHEPVSAAAHFVGLPDVELSAGQLALVYDLGAGTFDATLIRRTDAAFDVVASQGLPDAGGLDIDAAVVASISAHLRPDDDAWGYLRRPRTPADLRHRRMLDDGVRAAKEMLSRTSQTSIHVPVLDAEVPLGREQFETLARPLLERTVAATRAVLRDADVDESDLAAIFLVGGSTRIPLVSTLLHRALGRPPVVLDQPELAVAQGSIAGPRAPGGRPPAPATRPLPVDQPPAVDQPPAVPARVPAGQPARVRPPVDRAVPAAPAGPARSWHTPKARPGNRWRWTAAGLGLLLVMAAAGLTYRYASDSGRNPTNPANASTPSGTPTSPSPSPSTAPTPTIDAVAVVPAPFVGQWTGQVSQPGGVVRSWQVSVTFTAGSDIGTFRSSNLGCRGTLTIMAPRPTFREMHLRQRTTSNPKSICVAAADWTLIVAGSGRIAMYWQQFGEPTNAATATLTRP; from the coding sequence ATGAGTGAGAGTCCGGCTCCACTTGGCACGGTGCGCCTCGGCATCGACGTCGGCACCTCGAACACGGCAGCAGCCCTGCGCGGTCGCGACCACGAGGTCCGGCCGGTCCTGTTCGACGGCGCCCTGCTGCTGCCGTCCGCGGTCTTCGTCGACGGTGACACCACCCTCGTCGGCCTCGACGCCCGGCACGCCGGGGTCTCCCGGCCCGCACTGCTCGAACCGAACCCGAAACGCTGCATCGACGACCGGACCGTCCTCCTCGGCGCCCAGGAGATCCCCGTCGAGCGGCTGCTCGCCGCGATCCTGCGCCGGGTACGCGACGCCGCCGGGCAGGCCGCCGGCCAGGTGGACGAGGTCTGCCTGACCTATCCGGCGACCTGGGGGACGCGACGGCTCGGCACCCTCACCGCCGCCGCCCGGCTCGCCGGCCTGCCCGAGCCCACGACGGTGCACGAACCGGTCTCCGCCGCCGCGCACTTCGTCGGGCTCCCCGACGTCGAACTCTCCGCCGGACAACTGGCCCTCGTCTACGACCTCGGCGCGGGGACCTTCGACGCCACCCTGATCCGACGCACCGACGCGGCTTTCGACGTGGTGGCCAGCCAGGGGCTGCCCGACGCCGGAGGGCTGGACATCGACGCCGCCGTCGTCGCGTCGATCTCCGCCCACCTCCGTCCCGACGACGACGCCTGGGGCTACCTCCGCCGGCCCCGGACCCCGGCGGACCTGCGCCACCGTCGAATGCTGGACGACGGCGTACGGGCGGCCAAGGAGATGCTCTCCCGCACCTCCCAGACGTCGATCCACGTTCCCGTGCTGGACGCGGAGGTGCCGCTCGGCCGGGAACAGTTCGAGACACTTGCCCGGCCACTGCTCGAACGGACGGTGGCGGCGACCCGGGCGGTGCTCCGGGACGCCGACGTCGACGAGTCGGACCTGGCGGCGATCTTCCTGGTCGGCGGCTCGACCCGGATCCCGCTCGTCAGCACACTCCTGCACCGGGCGCTCGGCCGCCCACCTGTCGTACTCGACCAGCCGGAACTCGCGGTCGCCCAGGGCAGCATCGCCGGGCCGCGCGCCCCGGGCGGCCGACCACCGGCACCCGCCACCCGACCCCTGCCGGTCGACCAGCCGCCAGCGGTGGACCAGCCGCCAGCCGTCCCTGCGAGAGTCCCGGCCGGCCAGCCGGCACGCGTCCGGCCGCCGGTCGATCGGGCTGTGCCCGCCGCCCCGGCCGGACCCGCCCGATCGTGGCACACGCCAAAGGCACGACCAGGCAACCGCTGGCGCTGGACGGCCGCCGGTCTCGGTCTACTCCTGGTGATGGCGGCGGCCGGCCTGACGTACAGGTACGCGTCCGACTCCGGCCGAAATCCAACCAACCCGGCGAACGCGTCGACACCCAGCGGCACGCCGACCTCGCCATCGCCATCGCCATCGACGGCGCCGACGCCGACGATCGATGCGGTGGCGGTCGTACCGGCACCGTTCGTGGGGCAGTGGACGGGACAGGTCAGCCAGCCGGGCGGCGTGGTGCGGTCGTGGCAGGTCTCCGTCACCTTCACGGCGGGGTCGGACATTGGCACGTTCCGCTCCTCCAACCTCGGCTGCCGGGGTACCCTCACGATCATGGCTCCGCGTCCCACCTTCCGGGAGATGCACCTGCGCCAGCGCACCACCAGCAACCCGAAGTCGATCTGCGTAGCCGCGGCGGACTGGACGCTGATCGTCGCCGGCAGCGGCCGGATCGCCATGTACTGGCAGCAGTTCGGCGAGCCCACGAACGCCGCCACCGCCACCCTGACCCGTCCCTGA
- a CDS encoding multicopper oxidase domain-containing protein has product MPWSRFDRRYTLVLDRGLDLDGLVPRYAHTVNGAAHPDIPPQVVRRDDVVRFTIVNRALVVHPWHLHGHHVLVLSGNGQPVTGSPLWLDSFAVLPGDVWEVAFRADNPGTWANHCHNLPHVDAGMTLHLTYS; this is encoded by the coding sequence GTGCCGTGGTCCCGGTTCGACCGGAGGTACACCCTCGTCCTCGACCGCGGCCTCGACCTGGACGGGCTGGTCCCCCGGTACGCCCACACCGTCAACGGCGCCGCCCACCCGGACATCCCGCCGCAGGTCGTACGCCGCGACGACGTCGTCAGGTTCACCATCGTGAACCGGGCGCTGGTGGTGCACCCGTGGCACCTGCACGGGCACCACGTCCTGGTGCTGTCCGGCAACGGCCAGCCGGTCACCGGAAGTCCGCTGTGGCTGGACTCCTTCGCCGTCCTCCCCGGCGACGTCTGGGAGGTGGCGTTCCGGGCCGACAACCCCGGGACGTGGGCCAACCACTGTCACAACCTGCCGCACGTCGACGCCGGGATGACACTGCACCTGACGTATTCGTGA